In the genome of Methylophaga nitratireducenticrescens, one region contains:
- a CDS encoding tetratricopeptide repeat protein, with amino-acid sequence MRVNLITSPPSPSFSSPLPPIEEVLDWPREASRKGDWRMAAKRWDILQRAYPNQAQVWFGAIDACLQAKDVETAEKIHQLASERFPNNPNTLLHGARIRLAQGEIQLAAELFETARKQHPKILEIWLQSSDCALRKGLYDEAEVFNAKARELVPSHPKPHKQYAEIAMQQQDWHTALKRWAAFRKLFPENPAGYILAAESAEKSGDLKLARKLKLAREYGEELLTDSEEVNIYSFHNRRHRHATLTGLMELIWTKAIFNLRSETQRNYLSYLWWVIEPLLHMIIYFLVFGFLLQRGGEGFITFLLTGLIPWMWFSKAVSNSSNSIITGQGLMLQIAIPSIVFPLVSLVQASLKQIPVFLVLFAFVWLQGYPPGLHWLTLVPVILLQTLLIVMFGCILAALVPFVRDISHIVSTGLTFVMFMSGIFYSYESIPEKWQELFLLNPMAFIIKCYREIFIEGIYPDFSTMGIWAVISIIGCALTLISYKKLRYIFPRVVLS; translated from the coding sequence GTGAGAGTGAATTTGATCACCAGCCCTCCGTCTCCATCATTTTCTTCACCGCTCCCTCCGATTGAAGAGGTTCTTGATTGGCCCAGAGAAGCGTCTAGAAAAGGCGATTGGAGGATGGCAGCCAAACGTTGGGATATATTGCAGCGGGCCTATCCGAATCAAGCTCAGGTTTGGTTTGGTGCAATTGACGCGTGCCTGCAGGCAAAGGATGTGGAAACCGCTGAAAAAATTCACCAACTTGCTAGTGAACGTTTTCCCAATAATCCAAATACTTTATTGCATGGCGCAAGGATTCGTCTCGCCCAAGGCGAAATTCAACTTGCTGCAGAATTATTCGAAACAGCACGAAAGCAACATCCTAAAATACTTGAAATTTGGCTGCAATCCAGTGACTGCGCCCTCAGGAAAGGGCTATATGACGAAGCAGAAGTTTTCAATGCAAAAGCCCGTGAACTTGTGCCAAGCCATCCCAAACCCCACAAACAATATGCTGAAATCGCCATGCAACAGCAGGACTGGCATACGGCGCTGAAACGCTGGGCGGCGTTTCGCAAACTCTTTCCTGAAAACCCGGCAGGCTATATCTTAGCGGCCGAATCGGCAGAAAAGTCTGGTGATTTAAAGCTCGCGCGAAAATTAAAATTAGCCCGCGAATACGGCGAAGAACTGTTAACAGATTCTGAAGAAGTAAATATCTACTCGTTTCACAACCGACGCCATCGTCATGCAACGCTGACGGGATTGATGGAACTAATCTGGACCAAAGCCATCTTTAATCTACGCTCGGAAACACAACGTAACTACCTTAGTTATCTTTGGTGGGTTATTGAGCCTTTATTGCACATGATCATTTATTTTCTGGTCTTCGGTTTTTTATTACAACGTGGAGGAGAAGGATTCATCACTTTTTTACTGACCGGACTAATTCCTTGGATGTGGTTTAGCAAAGCGGTCTCCAATAGTAGTAACAGTATTATTACCGGTCAGGGATTAATGCTACAGATAGCTATTCCATCAATTGTTTTTCCCCTAGTCAGCCTCGTGCAGGCCAGCTTGAAGCAAATTCCCGTTTTTCTCGTATTATTCGCCTTTGTCTGGTTACAAGGATATCCACCCGGGCTCCACTGGCTAACTCTAGTACCAGTTATCTTGCTGCAAACGCTACTAATTGTAATGTTTGGTTGTATACTTGCAGCTTTAGTTCCTTTTGTTCGTGACATCAGTCACATTGTCTCAACCGGTCTTACATTTGTCATGTTCATGTCTGGAATTTTTTACAGTTATGAGAGCATTCCGGAAAAATGGCAAGAGCTGTTTCTTTTGAATCCTATGGCTTTTATCATCAAATGCTACCGAGAAATTTTCATCGAAGGTATATACCCCGACTTTTCTACTATGGGAATTTGGGCAGTCATTTCAATTATAGGCTGTGCATTGACGCTGATATCATACAAAAAATTGCGTTATATTTTCCCAAGGGTAGTTCTTTCATGA
- a CDS encoding AAA family ATPase, with product MAKSTFENFIEKAELNETHSSNLLEEETYSAKRERVAVIPKNHHIIYDKSVVTREYDKEVSGKRKKILRDLLEEPNHKPIASFENEIIDDLDKLGKKFGNFSDVINLCKNALWLGSLEAPKLFSIPPLLLSGPPGVGKTRFISELAAVLGTDFFSLDFSTVSSSFVVAGGASSWSESKPGFVSNSMRNSRYANPIIMLDELDKASVDSRHDPMGPMYSLLEKHTAKRFVDEYLEIPFDLSSVIWIASANYPERIPQPIRSRMLEIPISNPTSEQSKTIISSIYKELLLNPWGKHFSVELDTKVIEKLSKLPPRIARIQLENAMANAVRRSKAKVRPVVILPKDVLISSTKPKSKGMGFLAEI from the coding sequence ATGGCTAAATCCACTTTTGAAAATTTCATCGAAAAAGCAGAATTAAATGAAACACATTCTTCGAACTTGCTTGAGGAAGAAACGTATTCTGCAAAACGTGAAAGAGTCGCTGTGATACCAAAAAATCATCACATCATTTATGACAAATCAGTAGTCACACGTGAGTATGACAAGGAAGTTAGCGGTAAACGCAAAAAAATTCTTCGGGATTTATTAGAAGAGCCAAATCATAAACCGATTGCATCTTTTGAAAATGAAATAATCGATGATCTTGATAAATTGGGCAAAAAATTTGGTAATTTCAGTGACGTTATCAATCTGTGTAAAAACGCATTATGGCTGGGAAGCCTGGAAGCACCAAAGTTGTTTTCTATACCTCCCCTGTTACTTTCAGGTCCTCCTGGAGTAGGAAAGACTCGATTTATTTCAGAGTTGGCGGCAGTACTCGGCACAGATTTCTTTTCGTTAGATTTCTCTACGGTTTCATCTAGCTTTGTGGTTGCCGGAGGAGCTAGCTCATGGAGTGAAAGCAAACCGGGTTTTGTTAGTAACAGCATGAGAAATAGTCGTTATGCGAATCCCATCATCATGCTTGATGAGCTCGACAAAGCGTCTGTTGATTCTCGACATGATCCTATGGGGCCAATGTATAGCTTATTAGAAAAGCATACGGCTAAGCGGTTTGTTGATGAGTATCTGGAAATTCCTTTTGATCTCAGCTCGGTGATATGGATCGCGTCAGCCAATTATCCTGAGCGTATCCCACAGCCCATACGATCTCGGATGCTGGAAATCCCCATCTCTAATCCAACATCAGAACAATCAAAAACCATAATCTCTTCTATTTACAAAGAGCTTTTGCTAAACCCGTGGGGAAAACATTTTTCAGTTGAACTCGATACTAAAGTCATTGAGAAACTTTCAAAGCTACCACCACGTATTGCCAGGATCCAACTTGAAAATGCTATGGCGAATGCAGTTCGACGTTCAAAAGCAAAAGTGCGGCCTGTTGTGATTCTCCCCAAAGATGTGTTGATTTCTTCCACTAAACCAAAATCAAAAGGCATGGGGTTTCTGGCAGAAATCTAA
- a CDS encoding ABC transporter ATP-binding protein, whose product MMQIDPVISLQDVAVRYKRAGSLFRRTQYYEALKSINLDIFPGETLGILGRNGAGKSTLLKLISGIIKPDTGTITNNNISVSLLALQAGFDQNLSGRDNAIISGMLQGYSRSEVETKLDEIHEFSGLEDFFFEPVHTYSSGMRTRLGFSVSTIISPDVLLIDEVLSVGDRDFREKAEKAMIAKIQSNQTVLLVSHAHSQILRLCDRAVVIESGKTIANGTPAEVIKIYERLLSNTK is encoded by the coding sequence ATGATGCAAATAGACCCCGTCATTTCGCTTCAAGATGTAGCAGTCCGTTATAAACGTGCAGGAAGCCTTTTCCGTAGAACTCAATATTATGAAGCTTTAAAATCAATTAATCTTGATATATTTCCAGGAGAAACTCTCGGAATTTTAGGAAGAAATGGTGCCGGAAAGTCGACATTACTTAAACTGATCTCAGGCATTATTAAACCGGATACGGGCACCATAACCAACAATAATATATCCGTCTCATTATTAGCACTGCAAGCAGGATTTGATCAGAATCTGAGTGGTAGGGATAACGCTATCATTAGCGGTATGTTGCAAGGCTATAGTCGGAGTGAAGTTGAAACAAAACTTGACGAGATACACGAGTTTTCTGGTCTTGAAGACTTTTTCTTTGAACCTGTACACACCTATTCATCTGGAATGCGTACCAGACTCGGGTTTTCCGTAAGTACAATCATCAGCCCAGATGTGTTGTTAATTGACGAAGTCTTAAGTGTGGGCGATAGAGACTTTAGAGAAAAGGCTGAAAAAGCCATGATTGCCAAAATCCAATCCAATCAAACCGTATTATTAGTTTCGCACGCCCATTCCCAAATTCTCAGGTTATGCGACAGAGCAGTTGTTATTGAATCAGGCAAAACCATTGCTAACGGTACACCTGCTGAAGTAATAAAGATTTATGAAAGACTTCTTAGTAATACTAAATAA
- a CDS encoding NAD-dependent epimerase/dehydratase family protein has translation MRVLVTGLGGFTGQYVERALLKAEHEVVGISANLLDIDSLTTEIKSKQPEAVIHLAAIAFVAHGNVDEIYQVNLIGTRHLLAALAQHTPNIKKVVIASSANVYGNTEGTLDETAIPAPANDYAVSKLAMEYMVQLWHKKLPIILVRPFNYTGVGQTENFLIPKIVSHFKEKAKNIELGNLDVWRDFGDVRSVADAYVQLLTKAPVGETVNLCSGELYALREIIEMCQQLTNHNLSVTVNPEFVRASEVKRLCGDNTKLKTFLPDWQMPKLKETLEWMLKE, from the coding sequence ATGCGGGTATTAGTCACTGGATTAGGCGGTTTTACCGGTCAATATGTTGAAAGAGCTTTATTGAAAGCCGAACACGAGGTCGTTGGTATCTCAGCAAATTTGCTAGATATTGACAGCTTAACCACCGAAATAAAATCTAAGCAGCCTGAGGCGGTCATTCATTTAGCTGCCATTGCATTTGTGGCTCATGGGAATGTTGATGAAATCTACCAGGTTAATCTCATAGGTACTCGTCACTTGCTTGCTGCGTTGGCACAACATACTCCCAATATTAAAAAAGTGGTTATTGCCAGTAGTGCTAATGTTTATGGAAACACAGAGGGAACATTAGATGAAACAGCAATTCCTGCTCCTGCGAATGATTACGCAGTGAGTAAGTTGGCAATGGAATATATGGTTCAATTATGGCATAAGAAATTACCAATAATATTGGTAAGGCCATTTAATTATACGGGCGTGGGCCAGACTGAGAACTTCCTGATACCAAAAATTGTTTCGCATTTTAAAGAAAAAGCTAAAAACATAGAACTCGGCAACCTTGATGTATGGAGAGATTTTGGCGATGTCAGATCAGTGGCTGATGCTTATGTTCAGTTACTGACAAAAGCACCTGTTGGTGAGACGGTTAATCTTTGCTCGGGTGAGCTTTATGCATTACGAGAGATAATTGAAATGTGTCAGCAACTCACCAATCATAATTTGTCAGTCACAGTTAACCCCGAGTTTGTTAGAGCTAGCGAAGTAAAAAGGCTGTGTGGTGACAATACTAAATTGAAGACTTTTTTACCCGATTGGCAAATGCCTAAATTAAAGGAAACGCTCGAATGGATGCTCAAGGAGTAA
- the cysC gene encoding adenylyl-sulfate kinase, translated as MERENIVWHLHKVSKADRSQQKKQRSAILWFTGLSASGKSTIAGAVEQALFELGHHTYLLDGDNVRHGLNKDLGFSDEDRVENIRRIGEMAKLFADAGLIVLTAFISPFRSDRRLVRDLVEADEFVEVYMDTPLSVCEQRDPKGLYQKARRGEIKNFTGIDSEYEAPEAAEVTLNTAECDVSECVAQVIEYLRTHNIIHT; from the coding sequence GTGGAAAGGGAGAATATTGTCTGGCATTTGCATAAAGTCAGCAAAGCGGATCGAAGTCAGCAGAAAAAACAGCGCTCTGCCATTTTATGGTTTACCGGTTTAAGTGCTTCGGGTAAATCCACTATCGCCGGGGCAGTAGAGCAGGCTTTGTTTGAGTTAGGACATCATACCTATTTGCTGGATGGGGATAACGTCAGGCATGGGTTGAATAAGGATCTGGGATTTTCGGATGAGGATCGGGTTGAAAATATTCGTCGTATCGGTGAAATGGCGAAATTGTTTGCTGATGCCGGTTTAATTGTCTTAACCGCTTTTATTTCACCTTTTCGTTCTGATCGCCGTTTGGTGCGTGATCTGGTGGAAGCTGATGAATTCGTCGAAGTGTACATGGATACACCGCTCAGTGTGTGCGAGCAGCGAGATCCGAAAGGTCTCTATCAAAAAGCCCGGCGCGGCGAGATTAAAAACTTCACCGGAATTGATTCTGAATACGAAGCTCCCGAAGCGGCTGAAGTCACATTGAATACTGCAGAATGTGATGTTTCTGAATGTGTCGCACAGGTTATTGAGTATTTACGCACCCATAACATTATTCACACCTAG
- a CDS encoding ComEA family DNA-binding protein, translating into MLKKWIISLLLAFSLVSFSALAADKININTASADELQLLNGVGPSTANAIVQYREQNGAFTQVEDLVNIKGIGEKKVAKIAENVTVSD; encoded by the coding sequence ATGTTAAAAAAATGGATCATTTCGTTATTACTGGCTTTTTCACTCGTATCATTTTCTGCGTTAGCTGCTGATAAAATAAATATCAACACCGCGTCAGCAGATGAATTGCAGCTGCTCAATGGCGTGGGGCCCTCTACTGCCAATGCTATTGTTCAATATCGTGAACAGAACGGTGCATTCACACAAGTTGAAGATTTGGTAAATATCAAAGGGATCGGTGAGAAAAAAGTAGCCAAGATTGCAGAGAATGTAACTGTCTCTGACTAG
- the gmd gene encoding GDP-mannose 4,6-dehydratase: MKRIAIVTGITGQDGAYLAELLLEKGYEVYGTYRRTSSVSLWRIEELGIEQHKNLHLVEYDLTDLSASIRLLENTGANEIYNLAAQSFVGVSFDQPITTAEITGLGAVNLLEAIRIVNPKIRFYQASTSEMFGKVQSIPQTEETPFYPRSPYGVAKLYAHWMTINYRESYDIFACSGILFNHESPLRGREFVTRKITDSVAKIKLGKLEVLELGNLDAKRDWGFAKEYVEGMWRMLQADEPDTFVLATNRTETVRDFVAMSFKAVGINLFFEGNAEDEIGIEQSTGKTLVRVNPKFYRPAEVELLIGDAAKAKHVLGWTPKTYLEELCVMMVEADLRRNKRGVSF, translated from the coding sequence ATGAAAAGAATAGCCATTGTTACAGGAATCACAGGTCAGGATGGAGCATATTTGGCAGAGTTACTGTTGGAAAAAGGCTATGAAGTTTATGGTACTTATCGACGCACTAGTTCTGTGAGTCTATGGCGTATTGAAGAGTTAGGGATTGAACAGCATAAAAATCTGCATTTGGTTGAGTATGATCTAACGGATTTATCGGCCAGTATTCGATTATTGGAAAATACCGGTGCGAATGAAATTTATAATCTTGCGGCTCAAAGCTTTGTTGGTGTGTCATTTGACCAGCCTATCACTACGGCTGAGATTACCGGTTTAGGTGCAGTAAATTTGCTTGAAGCAATTCGGATCGTTAATCCAAAAATCCGCTTTTATCAAGCTTCTACTTCAGAAATGTTTGGTAAAGTGCAATCAATTCCACAAACTGAAGAGACGCCCTTTTATCCACGTAGCCCTTATGGTGTTGCAAAGTTGTATGCTCACTGGATGACGATTAATTATCGTGAGTCATACGATATTTTCGCTTGTAGCGGTATTTTATTTAACCACGAGTCCCCTTTAAGAGGGCGGGAATTTGTTACGCGAAAAATCACCGATAGTGTTGCCAAAATCAAGCTGGGTAAACTAGAAGTTCTGGAATTAGGCAATCTTGATGCTAAGCGTGACTGGGGTTTTGCTAAAGAATACGTGGAAGGCATGTGGCGGATGTTGCAAGCTGATGAGCCGGATACCTTTGTGCTTGCAACCAATCGCACCGAAACCGTGAGAGATTTTGTTGCAATGTCATTTAAAGCGGTTGGTATTAATCTCTTTTTTGAAGGTAATGCTGAAGATGAGATTGGTATTGAGCAATCAACGGGTAAAACATTAGTTAGAGTAAATCCTAAATTTTATCGACCAGCTGAAGTTGAGTTGTTGATTGGTGATGCGGCTAAAGCTAAACATGTATTGGGTTGGACTCCAAAAACATATTTGGAAGAGCTATGTGTCATGATGGTTGAGGCAGATTTGCGCCGTAATAAGCGGGGTGTCTCTTTCTAA
- a CDS encoding glycosyltransferase family 4 protein, which translates to MKVLIDVDALIPPLSGIGRYTFNLVSALQSSNAIKELRYVQAGKIVNELEPSETANAARHLARKLPLKSLVRSARQFYIAQRFEKHSRVMSDFIYHAPNYMLLPFKGHSVVTIHDLSFLRHPEFHPEDRVLFWKKNIYKVMNRADQIITDSEFQRREICELLNVDESIVSSIHLGVEKEYHPYDESECSEILQKYDLRYKQFNLVVSTIEPRKNFRRIIEAFTALPDYLKASYPLVIVGDKGWLSADIHVEIDKLIIAGYAKKLGYVAENELPKLYAAASVFIYPSLYEGFGLPVLEAMACGTCVLTSDTTSIPEVAGDSCMLVNPYSIDAIKTGLELLLSNQSLQEEYGVLGINQAKEFTWEKCLNETLSIYQKVT; encoded by the coding sequence TTGAAAGTACTTATTGATGTTGATGCACTGATACCGCCATTATCAGGCATAGGAAGATACACGTTTAATCTGGTTTCTGCACTACAATCATCTAATGCCATCAAGGAATTGAGATATGTACAGGCAGGTAAAATAGTAAATGAATTGGAACCATCAGAAACTGCTAACGCTGCGAGACATCTCGCCCGGAAATTGCCTTTAAAATCATTAGTACGTTCTGCCCGACAATTTTACATAGCGCAGCGGTTTGAAAAACATTCTCGTGTTATGTCAGACTTTATATATCATGCACCAAACTATATGCTCTTGCCTTTTAAAGGACATTCGGTGGTGACGATTCATGATTTGTCTTTTTTGAGGCACCCTGAGTTTCACCCTGAGGATCGCGTACTTTTTTGGAAAAAAAATATATATAAGGTGATGAATCGAGCTGATCAGATCATTACTGATTCAGAATTTCAGCGTCGAGAAATCTGTGAGCTGCTAAATGTTGATGAAAGCATAGTTTCAAGTATTCATTTGGGGGTCGAAAAAGAGTATCACCCATATGACGAATCTGAATGTTCAGAAATTCTGCAAAAATATGACTTAAGATATAAACAATTCAATTTAGTCGTTTCCACTATTGAACCTAGGAAAAATTTCCGACGAATTATTGAGGCATTTACTGCTTTACCAGATTACTTAAAAGCCTCGTATCCACTTGTCATTGTAGGGGACAAAGGATGGTTGAGCGCTGATATACATGTAGAAATTGATAAATTGATTATTGCAGGTTACGCAAAAAAACTGGGGTATGTCGCGGAGAATGAATTGCCAAAACTTTATGCAGCGGCATCAGTATTTATTTACCCGTCTTTATATGAAGGTTTTGGCCTGCCAGTCCTTGAGGCTATGGCTTGTGGTACGTGCGTTTTGACTTCAGACACGACTTCCATCCCTGAAGTAGCTGGTGATTCTTGTATGTTAGTTAATCCCTATTCCATTGATGCTATCAAAACTGGCTTGGAACTATTGTTATCAAACCAATCTTTACAAGAAGAATATGGTGTATTAGGAATAAACCAGGCAAAAGAGTTCACTTGGGAAAAATGCTTGAATGAAACTTTATCCATATATCAAAAAGTGACTTGA
- a CDS encoding glycosyltransferase family 4 protein, with product MEKKIRVLHVFKTYFPDSFGGVEQVIYQIARGCDELDIETKILALSDNPEPAEVEVYKHRVHRCKQYLNIASTGFSFEVFDKFKQLSKWADVIHYHYPWPLMDVLHCLSGVNKPSVVTYHSDIVRQKVLLHLYRPLRNKFLGKVDRIVATSPNYLKTSYALQRFRNKVDVIPIGLNRQAYPEPKPELYEYWRNKVGEKFFLFIGVLRYYKGLHILIEAAEDTEYPIIIVGAGPVEAELKQQVHESGIKNIHFVGPVSDMDKSALLDLCFGVVFPSHLRSEAFGISLLEGAMYGKPMISSEIGTGTTYINIDQLTGLVVPPADPNALSKAMNWLWAHPKEASEMGVRAKKRYEELFTAEEMVKKYVMMYQSLVRSSC from the coding sequence ATGGAAAAAAAAATTCGTGTTTTACATGTATTCAAAACATACTTTCCGGATTCATTTGGTGGAGTTGAGCAGGTAATTTATCAAATCGCACGAGGGTGTGATGAGCTTGATATTGAAACGAAAATCTTGGCACTAAGTGATAATCCTGAGCCTGCTGAAGTGGAGGTGTATAAACATAGGGTTCATCGTTGTAAACAGTATTTAAATATCGCCTCTACAGGATTTTCATTTGAGGTTTTTGATAAGTTTAAGCAATTAAGTAAATGGGCTGATGTAATTCATTATCATTACCCATGGCCTCTAATGGACGTTTTACATTGTTTATCAGGCGTAAATAAACCCTCAGTAGTAACTTATCATTCTGATATTGTGCGCCAAAAAGTGTTACTCCATCTCTACAGACCCCTTAGAAATAAATTTCTAGGTAAGGTGGATAGAATAGTAGCGACTTCACCTAATTATTTAAAAACAAGTTATGCACTTCAACGCTTTCGGAATAAAGTGGATGTAATCCCTATTGGTTTGAATAGGCAGGCATACCCCGAACCTAAACCTGAATTGTATGAATACTGGCGCAACAAAGTTGGTGAAAAGTTTTTTCTGTTTATTGGTGTGCTTCGATATTATAAAGGCTTACATATTTTAATTGAGGCTGCAGAAGATACCGAATATCCAATTATTATTGTTGGCGCAGGACCGGTTGAAGCAGAGCTTAAGCAACAAGTTCATGAGAGTGGAATTAAAAATATACATTTTGTTGGCCCGGTTTCAGATATGGATAAATCAGCGTTGCTAGATTTGTGTTTTGGTGTTGTCTTTCCATCACATCTTCGTTCAGAAGCTTTTGGTATTTCGCTTTTAGAAGGTGCCATGTATGGTAAGCCAATGATTTCCAGTGAGATAGGTACTGGTACTACTTATATCAACATTGATCAACTAACCGGGCTCGTTGTGCCTCCAGCTGATCCGAACGCATTAAGTAAAGCCATGAATTGGTTGTGGGCTCATCCGAAAGAGGCATCGGAAATGGGAGTTAGGGCGAAAAAAAGATATGAAGAACTGTTTACAGCTGAAGAGATGGTTAAAAAATATGTGATGATGTATCAGAGCTTAGTGAGATCATCGTGTTAG
- a CDS encoding DHH family phosphoesterase produces the protein MRFIDVFNGDADGICALVQLRLAEPRNSELVTGIKRDINLLKKVQADVGDKLTVLDLSMEKNAADLMRLLEAGAEVFYADHHQPGEIPQHAGLSAHIDMAATTCTSLIIDKYLNGQFHQWAITAAYGDNLTAVAEQLADEAGMTFEQREEVKSLGVYLNYNGYGANIDDLIFHPAELFKQCVAYASPFDFIHENRAAYEKLSTGYNDDMRAGLTIAPKYQTEKLAVICLPDEKWARRVSGVLGNELANQFPDRAHAIVSVKDADHYLVSLRAPNSNRSGADEIAGQFPTGGGRKAAAGINALPMQQLYKLIEAMEKHYA, from the coding sequence ATGCGATTTATTGATGTATTTAATGGCGATGCCGATGGCATCTGTGCGCTGGTACAATTACGACTGGCCGAACCGAGAAATTCAGAATTAGTCACGGGTATTAAGCGAGATATTAATCTGCTTAAAAAAGTGCAGGCTGATGTAGGCGACAAGCTGACGGTACTGGACCTCTCGATGGAAAAAAATGCCGCGGATTTAATGCGATTGCTGGAGGCGGGGGCAGAAGTCTTTTACGCCGATCATCACCAACCCGGGGAGATCCCACAACATGCTGGTTTATCTGCCCATATCGATATGGCTGCTACGACCTGCACCTCATTAATCATTGATAAGTACCTTAATGGACAATTTCATCAGTGGGCTATCACTGCTGCTTATGGTGATAATCTGACTGCCGTTGCAGAGCAGCTTGCTGATGAAGCCGGCATGACTTTCGAGCAACGTGAAGAAGTAAAATCGCTGGGGGTTTATCTGAATTACAACGGCTATGGTGCCAATATCGACGATTTGATATTTCACCCGGCTGAGCTATTCAAGCAATGTGTCGCTTACGCTTCACCATTTGATTTTATCCATGAAAACCGTGCCGCCTACGAAAAACTCTCTACGGGCTATAACGACGATATGCGTGCTGGCCTGACCATCGCTCCTAAATACCAAACCGAAAAACTGGCCGTTATCTGCTTGCCAGATGAAAAGTGGGCCCGTCGTGTCAGCGGCGTGTTAGGCAATGAATTGGCCAATCAGTTTCCGGATCGTGCTCATGCGATTGTGTCGGTAAAAGATGCTGATCATTATCTGGTGAGTCTGCGTGCCCCGAATTCCAATCGTAGCGGCGCAGATGAAATTGCCGGTCAATTTCCCACCGGGGGAGGACGTAAAGCCGCCGCAGGTATTAATGCCCTACCAATGCAACAATTGTATAAACTGATTGAAGCAATGGAAAAACACTATGCTTAA
- a CDS encoding LAGLIDADG family homing endonuclease — translation MSLLQKSELGALLSFERTAPFLNDVSIQQMTDLAWAAGFIDGEGWIGIARQTRKGYDTITHRLKVAITQNNLEVLEHLKNVIGESGAITKGVRTEKMNRQSYALVFDSQHALNAIRKVRPFLKRKSHEADAVFAMWEEGLMGKRPGAKGWPPEIYKIREKWAQKISRLK, via the coding sequence ATGTCACTCTTACAAAAATCAGAATTAGGCGCATTACTAAGTTTTGAACGTACAGCCCCCTTCTTAAATGATGTTTCAATCCAGCAAATGACCGATCTTGCTTGGGCCGCTGGCTTCATTGATGGTGAAGGATGGATTGGAATTGCACGTCAAACACGCAAAGGCTATGACACGATTACACATCGTTTGAAAGTAGCAATCACACAAAACAATCTCGAAGTGCTTGAACATTTAAAAAACGTAATTGGCGAATCTGGAGCAATCACAAAGGGTGTCAGAACCGAAAAAATGAATCGCCAAAGTTATGCGTTGGTCTTTGATAGTCAGCATGCACTAAATGCCATTCGTAAAGTCCGTCCATTCTTGAAGCGAAAAAGTCATGAGGCGGATGCCGTCTTTGCCATGTGGGAGGAAGGTCTCATGGGCAAGCGTCCAGGGGCGAAAGGATGGCCACCGGAAATATACAAAATTCGTGAAAAGTGGGCACAGAAAATATCACGCTTGAAATGA